Proteins from a genomic interval of Oncorhynchus mykiss isolate Arlee chromosome 21, USDA_OmykA_1.1, whole genome shotgun sequence:
- the LOC110500372 gene encoding lysophosphatidic acid receptor 6: MFNLTALVVFFCYTKLWSHTMVYMTNLAIADLLLVLTLPLRIYYHLGLSGLPQVLCEGMGLVLLVNMYGSIFLLTCMCFDRCMAVCLPMLSWVQEGRKKAPLVCLGVWLLTAGASLPIYISKRREVSKDIEVNCFGNLPVYAMQPMAVASTLTVGFGIPLLVMLVCSWALIQAITRSSIAQTNFIDSGKIQRMITISLVIFLTCFLPYHGTLALLYVHREAITCPLLAAYHYSLMVACLNAMLDPLAYYFTTETFRRKMDKDSVRTALRGTTGNPEDQSIL, encoded by the exons aTGTTCAACCTTACAGCACTGGTAGTCTTCTTCTGTTATACCAAGTTGTGGTCCCACACCATGGTCTACATGACAAACCTGGCCATCGCAGACCTCCTCCTGGTCCTCACTCTGCCCCTGAGGATCTACTACCATCTGGGCTTGTCCGGGTTACCTCAGGTCTTGTGTGAAG GGATGGGCCTGGTTCTTCTGGTCAACATGTATGGCAGCATATTCCTCCTCACCTGCATGTGTTTCGACCGCTGCATGGCCGTGTGCCTACCCATGTTGTCCTGGGTCCAGGAGGGGCGTAAGAAAGCCCCGCTGGTCTGCCTTGGGGTGTGGCTGCTCACGGCAGGCGCCAGCCTCCCCATCTACATCTCCAAACGCAG AGAGGTGTCCAAGGACATTGAGGTCAATTGTTTCGGGAACCTCCCAGTATACGCCATGCAGCCCATGGCGGTCGCCTCGACTTTAACCGTCGGCTTCGGCATCCCCTTATTGGTGATGTTAGTCTGTTCCTGGGCATTGATCCAGGCCATCACAAGGAGCTCCATAGCCCAAACAAACTTCATCGACTCTGGGAAGATTCAGAGGATGATCACCATCAGCCTGGTGATATTCCTCACCTGTTTCCTGCCCTACCATGGGACTCTGGCCCTCCTCTATGTCCATAGGGAGGCGATAACATGCCCCCTTCTGGCAGCATACCACTATAG cCTAATGGTGGCCTGTCTGAATGCCATGTTGGACCCACTAGCCTACTACTTCACAACAGAGACGTTCAGGAGGAAGATGGATAAGGATTCTGTCAGAACAGCTCTTAGAGGAACAACAGGGAATCCAGAGGACCAGTCGATACTTTAA
- the her8a gene encoding hairy-related 8a isoform X1, whose amino-acid sequence MTAFNMGHRGNGRERNFSAKEERKLRKPLIEKKRRERINCSLEQLKGIMVDAYNLDQSKLEKADVLEVTVQHMEGLQKGHGSGSPSGPSIGFDSRQRYSSGYIQCMHEVHNLLKSCPGMDKPLGARLLNHLLKSLPHISSETGAGNTGGNGTNGINGTPTRAIGMSNSNCGCIGGGSSNGGSPMSGSGPVSPPQSPLSLSSGGGAQSLQPCCLQMHHATPPLQPSPPPIGSSPLHALCSQVHSGRDGRDQQKSVSSSPPCSPNLPQPGVFHPAPLSPFSPPGGDPSMWRPW is encoded by the exons ATGACGGCCTTCAACATGGGACACCGGGGAAATGGGCGCGAGAGGAATTTTAGCGCTAAAGAAGAACGAAAG TTGCGGAAGCCTCTAATTGAGAAAAAGAGGCGGGAGCGCATCAACTGCAGTCTGGAACAACTGAAAGGAATCATGGTGGATGCATACAACCTGgat CAATCTAAACTGGAGAAGGCTGATGTACTGGAGGTTACTGTGCAACATATGGAGGGTCTGCAGAAGGGTCACGGTTCAG GTTCCCCTTCTGGTCCCAGTATAGGGTTTGACTCCCGGCAGCGCTACAGCAGTGGATACATTCAATGTATGCATGAGGTCCACAACCTGCTCAAGAGCTGCCCAGGCATGGACAAGCCACTGGGGGCCCGGCTCCTCAACCACCTGCTCAAGTCTTTGCCCCACATCAGctctgagactggggctgggaaCACTGGTGGCAATGGGACCAATGGTATCAATGGGACTCCGACTAGGGCTATTGGTATGAGTAATAGTAACTGTGGTTGcattggtggtggtagtagtaatggtggtagtCCCATGTCTGGATCTGGGCCTGTCTCCCCACCCCAGTCTCCACTTTCTCTGTCATCTGGAGGTGGAGCGCAGTCACTCCAGCCTTGCTGTTTACAGATGCATCATGCCACGCCCCCCTTGCAGCCATCACCCCCACCAATAGGAAGCTCACCACTCCACGCCCTTTGCAGCCAGGTACATTCTGGTAGAGATGGGAGGGATCAGCAGaagtctgtctcctcctcccctccttgcTCCCCCAATCTACCCCAGCCTGGGGTGTTTCACCCCGCCCCCCTGTCCCCTTTCTCACCCCCCGGGGGAGACCCCTCCATGTGGAGGCCTTGGTGA
- the her8a gene encoding hairy-related 8a isoform X2, which yields MTAFNMGHRGNGRERNFSAKEERKQSKLEKADVLEVTVQHMEGLQKGHGSGSPSGPSIGFDSRQRYSSGYIQCMHEVHNLLKSCPGMDKPLGARLLNHLLKSLPHISSETGAGNTGGNGTNGINGTPTRAIGMSNSNCGCIGGGSSNGGSPMSGSGPVSPPQSPLSLSSGGGAQSLQPCCLQMHHATPPLQPSPPPIGSSPLHALCSQVHSGRDGRDQQKSVSSSPPCSPNLPQPGVFHPAPLSPFSPPGGDPSMWRPW from the exons ATGACGGCCTTCAACATGGGACACCGGGGAAATGGGCGCGAGAGGAATTTTAGCGCTAAAGAAGAACGAAAG CAATCTAAACTGGAGAAGGCTGATGTACTGGAGGTTACTGTGCAACATATGGAGGGTCTGCAGAAGGGTCACGGTTCAG GTTCCCCTTCTGGTCCCAGTATAGGGTTTGACTCCCGGCAGCGCTACAGCAGTGGATACATTCAATGTATGCATGAGGTCCACAACCTGCTCAAGAGCTGCCCAGGCATGGACAAGCCACTGGGGGCCCGGCTCCTCAACCACCTGCTCAAGTCTTTGCCCCACATCAGctctgagactggggctgggaaCACTGGTGGCAATGGGACCAATGGTATCAATGGGACTCCGACTAGGGCTATTGGTATGAGTAATAGTAACTGTGGTTGcattggtggtggtagtagtaatggtggtagtCCCATGTCTGGATCTGGGCCTGTCTCCCCACCCCAGTCTCCACTTTCTCTGTCATCTGGAGGTGGAGCGCAGTCACTCCAGCCTTGCTGTTTACAGATGCATCATGCCACGCCCCCCTTGCAGCCATCACCCCCACCAATAGGAAGCTCACCACTCCACGCCCTTTGCAGCCAGGTACATTCTGGTAGAGATGGGAGGGATCAGCAGaagtctgtctcctcctcccctccttgcTCCCCCAATCTACCCCAGCCTGGGGTGTTTCACCCCGCCCCCCTGTCCCCTTTCTCACCCCCCGGGGGAGACCCCTCCATGTGGAGGCCTTGGTGA